The following are encoded together in the Candidatus Binatia bacterium genome:
- a CDS encoding nuclear transport factor 2 family protein, translating into MQTQTAIVHTDAADAARRAPAPPTIAHASDADVARFLERFRRFGAAPSVETYMPLFHPEATLFDDGMERPIGYDEIPASIEATLALVQGFVMAPERWRVSGGALFVEARNEATIFGARKAWRSVYRIDLDGDRVRRGRRYYDRAPLLAALEPEAPRLADLLPAAPVADDDALARPAPPGTDERGLARDALVALLARCWRGGSFAELVAHFRDDAVLIAPGAPTPLHGAEAEGYLARLATLLRGAVPVARAVAGDDALVFVEWEASVPTARGTYALGIADRFDLVDGRVLAARRYFDAASLARALAAA; encoded by the coding sequence GTGCAGACGCAGACGGCCATCGTGCACACCGACGCCGCGGACGCCGCACGACGTGCGCCCGCTCCTCCGACAATCGCACACGCGAGCGACGCGGACGTCGCCCGCTTCCTCGAGCGCTTCCGCCGCTTCGGCGCAGCACCCAGCGTCGAGACCTACATGCCGCTCTTCCACCCCGAGGCGACGCTGTTCGACGACGGCATGGAGCGCCCGATCGGCTACGACGAGATCCCGGCGAGCATCGAGGCGACGCTGGCGCTCGTGCAGGGCTTCGTCATGGCACCCGAGCGCTGGCGCGTGAGCGGCGGCGCGCTGTTCGTCGAGGCGCGCAACGAGGCGACGATCTTCGGCGCGCGCAAGGCGTGGCGCTCGGTCTACCGCATCGACCTCGACGGCGACCGCGTGCGCCGCGGGCGACGCTACTACGACCGCGCGCCGCTGCTCGCGGCGCTCGAGCCGGAAGCGCCGCGGCTCGCGGACCTGCTGCCCGCCGCGCCCGTCGCCGACGACGACGCGCTCGCTCGTCCCGCGCCGCCCGGCACCGACGAGCGCGGGCTCGCGCGCGACGCGCTGGTGGCGCTCCTCGCTCGCTGCTGGCGTGGCGGCAGCTTCGCCGAGCTCGTGGCGCATTTCCGCGACGACGCGGTGCTGATCGCGCCCGGCGCGCCGACGCCGCTGCACGGCGCCGAAGCAGAAGGCTACCTCGCGCGGCTCGCGACGCTGCTGCGCGGCGCCGTGCCGGTCGCGCGCGCGGTCGCCGGTGACGACGCGCTGGTCTTCGTCGAGTGGGAAGCGAGCGTGCCGACCGCGCGCGGCACCTACGCGCTCGGCATCGCCGATCGCTTCGACCTGGTCGACGGCCGCGTGCTCGCCGCGCGCCGCTACTTCGACGCCGCCTCGCTGGCACGCGCGCTCGCCGCGGCGTAG
- a CDS encoding Coq4 family protein: protein MSESKQLKPRKKRIQPLRAWRAIRELIANPDDTAKVFEIIDALSGNSGERQFQRFRATPTGERILREKRNLLETLDNREYLRSLPPGTLGRAYYEFMEREQISGKGLADASMVARRDDIGPERRLFADRLRDMHDLWHVATGYGRDLVGEAALLAFSYAQTRNPGVGFIVAVAWLRAKGDGAFARPVIVEGYKRGRRAAWLPAADWEHLLTLPLERVRAELNLGTPPQYIPIRSAGAPAVA, encoded by the coding sequence ATGTCCGAGTCGAAGCAGCTCAAGCCCAGGAAGAAGCGCATCCAGCCGCTGCGCGCCTGGCGCGCGATCCGCGAGCTGATCGCGAACCCCGACGATACGGCGAAGGTGTTCGAGATCATCGACGCGCTGTCGGGCAACTCCGGCGAGCGTCAGTTCCAGCGCTTCCGCGCGACCCCGACCGGCGAGCGCATCCTGCGCGAGAAGCGCAACCTGCTCGAGACGCTCGACAACCGCGAGTACCTGCGCTCGCTGCCCCCGGGCACGCTCGGCCGCGCGTACTACGAGTTCATGGAGCGCGAGCAGATCAGCGGGAAGGGCCTCGCCGACGCGAGCATGGTGGCGCGGCGTGACGACATCGGCCCCGAGCGGCGCCTCTTCGCCGACCGCCTGCGCGACATGCACGACCTCTGGCACGTCGCGACCGGGTACGGCCGAGACCTGGTCGGCGAGGCGGCGCTCCTCGCCTTCAGCTACGCGCAGACCCGCAACCCCGGGGTCGGCTTCATCGTCGCCGTCGCCTGGCTGCGCGCGAAGGGCGACGGCGCGTTCGCCCGCCCGGTGATCGTCGAGGGCTACAAGCGCGGGCGTCGCGCCGCGTGGCTCCCGGCGGCCGACTGGGAGCACCTGCTGACGCTGCCGCTCGAGCGCGTGCGCGCCGAGCTCAACCTCGGCACGCCGCCGCAGTACATCCCGATTCGCTCCGCCGGCGCGCCGGCCGTCGCCTGA
- a CDS encoding helix-turn-helix domain-containing protein: MAATRKPRRRRTAEEARHEILAAAQRRLAEGGPEAIRLQDIARDLGISHPTILHHFESREGLMQALARSAIGALNDDVLRAISDPSRSTAPEAVLDRVFETLGESGHARLLAWAALSERTPRTRSEPPPQQQTLRMLGDAVHRRLVEEAKASGARPPAREEADFTVRLVAVAMLGDALMGDVLNRLAGASNDATVQRRFRIWLARLLDEHLRGATTPARRRRSKR; the protein is encoded by the coding sequence GTGGCGGCGACGCGAAAGCCACGCCGACGACGCACCGCGGAAGAGGCGCGGCACGAGATCCTCGCCGCGGCGCAGCGTCGGCTCGCGGAGGGCGGACCCGAGGCGATCCGTCTGCAGGACATCGCGCGCGACCTCGGCATCTCGCACCCGACGATCCTGCACCACTTCGAGAGCCGCGAGGGGCTGATGCAGGCGCTCGCGCGCTCGGCGATCGGCGCGCTCAACGACGACGTGCTGCGCGCGATCTCCGACCCGAGCCGCAGCACCGCGCCCGAGGCGGTGCTCGACCGCGTCTTCGAGACGCTCGGCGAGTCGGGACACGCGCGGCTCCTCGCCTGGGCGGCGCTGAGCGAGCGTACGCCGCGAACGCGCAGCGAGCCGCCGCCACAGCAGCAGACCCTGCGCATGCTCGGCGACGCGGTACACCGACGTCTCGTCGAAGAAGCGAAGGCGTCCGGCGCGCGGCCGCCGGCGCGCGAGGAGGCGGACTTCACGGTGCGGCTGGTCGCGGTGGCGATGCTCGGCGACGCGCTGATGGGCGACGTCTTGAATCGTCTCGCCGGCGCGTCCAACGATGCCACGGTGCAGCGTCGCTTCCGCATCTGGCTCGCGCGTCTGCTCGACGAGCATCTGCGCGGCGCGACGACGCCGGCGCGTCGCAGGAGGAGCAAGCGCTGA
- a CDS encoding MATE family efflux transporter has protein sequence MSKGRPPEHLLALEPLPAITRLAVPTTVVMLVAAVSNVLYTYYVSRLGADAIAAVSLVFPISLVAMTAMGGGIGGGTTSAIARALGARRTEHANATAGSAFLLAIAIGVLFAVVMQIAGRTIFAWMGGRGTVLDDATGFARVLFGGAAITFLAGMLDSVLRGEGNVRVPAIWSSTSLLLQILLTPVFMFVLDLGLPGAAGAMLLSQFLAMLPRIVFLYRGQAVLRPRFVRPRAALEPLREILRIGIPASLSTTINYVGVMVLTGVVARLGTPDLAAYGLGTRLDFVLLSFAFGVSAAVLTLVGLATGARRPERIAAYVCSACALISVLMLVASAVLWWRPSLWMGIFTDDPGIHAVGALYFRIVGPSYPFVGLSMVLAFAFQGLGRATPPLVVMAVRVPIVLGAASLCVGALGLRESAVFATIAAGNVLASLVLAALFVRELRRRGATLAARDAA, from the coding sequence ATGAGCAAGGGGCGACCTCCAGAGCACCTGCTCGCGCTCGAGCCGCTGCCCGCGATCACGCGGCTCGCGGTGCCGACGACGGTCGTCATGCTCGTCGCCGCGGTGTCGAACGTGCTCTACACGTACTACGTGAGCCGCCTCGGGGCGGACGCGATCGCCGCCGTTTCGCTGGTCTTCCCGATCTCGCTGGTCGCGATGACCGCGATGGGCGGCGGCATCGGCGGCGGCACGACGTCGGCGATCGCGCGCGCGCTCGGCGCGCGGCGCACGGAGCACGCCAACGCGACGGCCGGCAGCGCGTTCCTGCTCGCGATCGCGATCGGCGTGCTGTTCGCGGTGGTGATGCAGATCGCCGGGCGCACGATCTTCGCCTGGATGGGCGGGCGCGGCACGGTGCTCGACGACGCGACCGGGTTTGCGCGCGTGCTGTTCGGCGGCGCCGCGATCACGTTTCTCGCCGGCATGCTCGACAGCGTGCTGCGCGGCGAGGGCAACGTCCGCGTGCCGGCGATCTGGTCGAGCACCTCGCTGCTGCTGCAGATCCTCTTGACGCCGGTCTTCATGTTCGTGCTCGACCTGGGGCTTCCGGGGGCCGCGGGCGCGATGCTGCTGTCGCAGTTCCTCGCCATGCTGCCGCGCATCGTCTTTCTCTACCGGGGGCAGGCCGTGCTGCGGCCGCGCTTCGTCCGGCCGCGCGCTGCGCTCGAGCCGCTGCGCGAGATCCTGCGCATCGGCATCCCGGCGTCGCTCTCGACGACGATCAACTACGTCGGCGTCATGGTGCTGACCGGCGTGGTGGCGCGCCTCGGCACGCCGGACCTCGCGGCCTACGGCCTCGGCACGCGGCTCGACTTCGTGCTGCTGTCGTTCGCCTTCGGCGTGAGCGCGGCGGTGCTGACGCTGGTCGGGCTCGCGACCGGCGCGCGTCGTCCCGAGCGGATCGCCGCGTACGTTTGCTCGGCCTGCGCGCTGATCTCCGTCCTGATGCTGGTCGCGAGCGCCGTGCTGTGGTGGCGACCGTCGCTGTGGATGGGGATCTTCACCGACGACCCCGGGATCCACGCGGTGGGCGCGCTCTACTTCCGCATCGTCGGTCCGTCGTACCCCTTCGTCGGGCTGTCGATGGTGCTGGCGTTCGCGTTCCAGGGGCTAGGGCGCGCCACCCCGCCACTCGTCGTCATGGCGGTGCGCGTGCCGATCGTGCTCGGCGCCGCGTCGCTGTGCGTCGGCGCGCTCGGGCTCCGCGAGAGCGCGGTGTTCGCGACCATCGCCGCCGGCAACGTGCTCGCGAGCCTCGTGCTCGCGGCGCTGTTCGTGCGCGAGCTGCGGCGGCGCGGCGCGACGCTGGCCGCGCGCGACGCCGCCTGA
- a CDS encoding alpha-L-fucosidase, whose amino-acid sequence MSKWFEDARFGMFIHFGHSSARGLELSWPLVGGTKAMPYCQDVPAAEYHAGAASFAPRKGVAHEWMAAAKRAGMRYAVLTTKHHDGFALFDTKLSTFSAMHAPYRGDLVREYVDAARAAGLRVGFYFSLCDWHHPDYPPFTDADRPYTYGMKPRPTEEQWQRYLEFLFGQIRELLTNYGRIDLLWFDGGWERRASEWKSDELEKMIRSLQPEIVLNDRLPGVGDYDTPEQFVPAVPPARAWETCLTMNESWGHVPADTDYKSARQLVHTLCEVAGRGGNLLLNVSPTGDGSLPEWQVERLDVISQWMAQHAEAIHDTRPGLEPWQFYGPSTRKGNRIFLHLLSRPYETVAVRGLPVRKVRGVRDLATGTALEHRARCTVVDTLFNQNPIGELTITVPERLIDPLATVIELELEPDAL is encoded by the coding sequence ATGAGCAAGTGGTTCGAAGACGCACGGTTCGGCATGTTCATCCACTTCGGTCACTCCAGCGCGCGGGGGCTCGAGCTCTCGTGGCCGCTCGTCGGCGGGACCAAGGCCATGCCGTACTGCCAGGACGTGCCGGCGGCGGAGTACCACGCGGGCGCCGCGAGCTTCGCGCCGCGCAAGGGTGTCGCGCACGAGTGGATGGCGGCCGCGAAGCGCGCCGGCATGCGCTACGCGGTCCTGACCACGAAGCACCACGACGGCTTCGCGCTCTTCGACACGAAGCTCAGCACCTTCTCGGCGATGCACGCGCCGTATCGCGGCGACCTCGTGCGCGAGTACGTCGACGCCGCGCGCGCAGCGGGGCTCCGCGTCGGCTTCTACTTCTCGCTGTGCGACTGGCACCATCCCGACTATCCGCCGTTCACCGACGCGGACCGTCCCTACACGTACGGCATGAAGCCGCGCCCGACCGAGGAGCAGTGGCAGCGCTACCTCGAGTTCCTCTTCGGCCAGATCCGCGAGCTGCTGACCAACTACGGCCGCATCGACCTGCTGTGGTTCGACGGCGGCTGGGAGCGTCGCGCCTCGGAGTGGAAGAGCGACGAGCTCGAGAAGATGATCCGCTCTTTGCAGCCGGAGATCGTGCTCAACGACCGCCTGCCCGGCGTCGGCGACTACGACACGCCGGAGCAGTTCGTCCCCGCCGTGCCGCCCGCACGCGCCTGGGAGACGTGCTTGACGATGAACGAGAGCTGGGGCCACGTGCCGGCCGACACCGACTACAAGTCGGCACGCCAGCTCGTGCACACGCTGTGCGAGGTCGCGGGACGCGGCGGCAACCTGCTGCTCAACGTCTCGCCAACCGGCGACGGCAGCCTCCCGGAGTGGCAGGTCGAGCGCCTCGACGTGATCTCGCAGTGGATGGCGCAGCACGCCGAAGCGATCCACGACACGCGGCCCGGGCTCGAGCCGTGGCAGTTCTACGGCCCGTCGACGCGCAAGGGGAACCGCATCTTCCTCCACCTGCTCTCACGGCCGTACGAGACGGTCGCGGTGCGCGGGCTGCCGGTGCGCAAGGTGCGCGGCGTGCGCGACCTCGCGACCGGCACGGCGCTCGAGCACCGCGCGCGCTGCACGGTGGTCGACACGCTGTTCAACCAGAACCCGATCGGCGAGCTGACGATCACGGTGCCCGAGCGTCTGATCGATCCGCTCGCGACGGTGATCGAGCTCGAGCTCGAGCCGGACGCACTCTGA
- a CDS encoding response regulator, translated as MPRTPRLGRRFTRWLRARVSRRAQTRPAPEPCDVLVVGRDRDFRESLTMLLAADGVSATEAAFGRDALCRLPQHAPRLVVLDLDDEPSDGIAFLETKRMLWRRDLRAVPVLALTGDELLARSAEELGATLVLRKPTRFDVLLDRVDLELARA; from the coding sequence ATGCCGCGCACGCCGCGGCTCGGTCGGCGCTTCACGCGCTGGCTGCGCGCACGGGTGTCGCGCCGTGCGCAGACGCGCCCCGCGCCCGAGCCGTGCGACGTGCTGGTGGTCGGCCGCGACCGCGACTTCCGCGAGTCGCTCACGATGCTGCTCGCCGCCGACGGCGTGTCCGCCACCGAGGCCGCGTTCGGACGCGACGCGCTCTGCCGGCTGCCGCAGCACGCGCCACGCCTGGTCGTGCTCGACCTCGACGACGAGCCATCGGACGGCATCGCCTTCCTCGAGACCAAGCGCATGCTCTGGCGGCGAGACCTGCGCGCCGTGCCGGTGCTGGCGCTGACGGGCGACGAGCTGCTTGCGCGCTCCGCCGAGGAGCTCGGCGCGACCCTGGTGCTGCGCAAGCCGACGCGCTTCGACGTCCTGCTCGATCGCGTCGACCTCGAGCTCGCGCGGGCGTAG
- a CDS encoding PHP domain-containing protein, translating into MTPAEIAAALREIAAYVDLEGNRFRARAYERAARSIGAVAELDRLIAERRLDELPGIGKSLARVIEELATRGRIELLERLRERWPRVVLELAALPEVGPERARRLHEGLAPTSLEEVAALCEAGRVRKLPGFGRVSEARVLEAIRTRHERGALLTLEDARLASEELASIVRAAPGVADVQVCGPVRRWMEVADRVVLAVASDDPRTLLARTRSYAATVALDEAQQDGARDGARIGVLRGQLASGVVCELYVASRERFGVALVLATGSHGHLAALRAHARERGTELERIAAPDEATLYAALGLPWLPPEVRDGTDEIAAALAGDRFDDLIALEDLAGAVHCHTTYSDGKHTIAQMAQAAAARGLGYLTITDHSRSAGYAGGLTLDRIGQQWLEIDAAQRATSVRLLRGTESDILADGSLDYPHDVLAQMDVVIASIHQRHKLDVDAMTRRVVTALRQPIFKIWGHALGRILLHRDPIAVHFDRVLDAIGDSRVAVEINGDPRRLDLDPERARLARARGARFVLSADAHATGQLDYLANAVGIARRARIRRHEVLNTLPPDEFARAVRPA; encoded by the coding sequence ATGACGCCGGCGGAGATCGCCGCCGCGCTGCGCGAGATCGCGGCCTACGTCGACCTCGAGGGCAACCGCTTCCGCGCGCGTGCATACGAGCGCGCGGCGCGCAGCATCGGCGCGGTCGCCGAGCTCGACCGCCTGATCGCCGAGCGACGTCTCGACGAGCTGCCGGGCATCGGCAAGTCGCTCGCGCGCGTCATCGAAGAGCTCGCGACCCGCGGACGCATCGAGCTGCTCGAGCGCCTGCGCGAGCGCTGGCCGCGCGTCGTGCTCGAGCTCGCAGCGCTGCCGGAGGTCGGGCCCGAGCGCGCGCGACGGCTGCACGAGGGGCTCGCGCCGACGAGCCTCGAGGAGGTCGCGGCGCTCTGCGAGGCGGGGCGGGTCCGCAAGCTGCCGGGATTCGGCCGCGTGAGCGAGGCACGCGTCCTCGAGGCGATCCGTACGCGACACGAGCGCGGCGCGCTGCTGACGCTCGAGGATGCGCGGCTCGCGAGCGAGGAGCTCGCATCGATCGTGCGCGCGGCGCCGGGCGTCGCGGACGTGCAGGTGTGCGGGCCGGTGCGGCGCTGGATGGAGGTCGCGGACCGCGTCGTGCTCGCGGTCGCGAGCGACGACCCGCGCACGCTGCTCGCGCGAACGCGCAGCTACGCCGCGACCGTCGCGCTCGACGAGGCGCAGCAGGACGGGGCACGCGACGGCGCCAGGATCGGCGTGCTGCGCGGCCAGCTCGCGAGCGGCGTCGTGTGCGAGCTGTACGTCGCGTCACGCGAGCGCTTCGGCGTCGCCCTGGTCCTCGCGACCGGCTCGCATGGGCACCTCGCGGCGCTGCGCGCGCACGCGCGCGAGCGCGGCACCGAGCTCGAGCGCATCGCGGCGCCCGACGAGGCCACGCTCTATGCGGCGCTCGGCCTGCCGTGGCTGCCGCCCGAGGTGCGCGACGGCACCGACGAGATCGCGGCCGCGCTCGCGGGCGACCGCTTCGACGATCTGATCGCGCTCGAAGACCTCGCGGGCGCCGTGCACTGCCACACGACCTACAGCGACGGCAAGCACACGATCGCCCAGATGGCGCAGGCCGCCGCCGCGCGCGGGCTCGGATACTTGACGATCACCGACCACTCGCGCAGCGCCGGCTACGCGGGCGGTCTGACGCTCGATCGCATCGGGCAGCAGTGGCTCGAGATCGACGCCGCCCAGCGCGCGACCTCCGTGCGGCTCTTGCGCGGCACCGAGAGCGACATCCTCGCCGACGGCAGCCTCGACTACCCGCACGACGTGCTCGCGCAGATGGACGTCGTGATCGCGAGCATCCACCAGCGGCACAAGCTCGACGTCGACGCCATGACCCGGCGCGTGGTCACCGCGCTGCGCCAGCCGATCTTCAAGATCTGGGGCCATGCGCTGGGACGCATCCTTCTCCACCGCGACCCGATCGCGGTGCACTTCGATCGGGTGCTCGACGCGATCGGCGACTCGCGGGTCGCGGTCGAGATCAACGGCGACCCGCGGCGGCTCGACCTCGATCCCGAGCGCGCCAGGCTCGCGCGGGCGCGTGGCGCGCGCTTCGTGCTGTCGGCGGACGCGCACGCGACCGGTCAGCTCGACTACCTCGCGAACGCCGTCGGCATCGCACGCCGCGCGCGGATCCGGCGCCACGAGGTGCTCAACACGCTGCCGCCCGACGAGTTCGCGCGCGCCGTCCGCCCGGCCTGA
- a CDS encoding DUF72 domain-containing protein — MARGRILVGTSGWNYPSWREHLYRGVPRRDWLAHAARTFGALEVNGSFYVQIARETYRRWRDETPPETRFTIKGHRFVTHYKRLRDVERSVVLLRDQASGLGDKLEAVVWQLPSSFAADLERLAGFLRALRAWRKARHAIEFRHRSWFTDACAELLERHGVAVCISDAPDFPLWDAATADFVYVRLHGHTRKYASCYSRASLRRWAARAVEWAREGRDVYVFFDNDAEGHAVRNALTFRAEIDALTAPGRLTPPRGLRPGGRRARTRRAAAC; from the coding sequence GTGGCCCGCGGACGCATCCTCGTCGGCACGAGCGGCTGGAACTACCCCTCGTGGCGCGAGCACCTCTACCGGGGCGTGCCGCGCCGCGACTGGCTCGCGCACGCCGCGCGGACCTTCGGCGCGCTCGAGGTGAACGGCTCCTTCTACGTTCAGATCGCGCGCGAGACCTACCGCCGCTGGCGCGACGAGACGCCGCCCGAGACCCGGTTCACGATCAAGGGCCACCGCTTCGTCACCCACTACAAGCGCCTGCGCGACGTCGAGCGCTCGGTCGTGCTGCTGCGCGATCAGGCGAGCGGCCTCGGCGACAAGCTCGAGGCGGTGGTCTGGCAGCTGCCGTCGAGCTTCGCGGCCGACCTCGAGCGCCTCGCGGGCTTCCTGCGCGCGCTGCGCGCCTGGCGCAAGGCGCGGCACGCGATCGAGTTTCGCCATCGCTCGTGGTTCACCGACGCGTGCGCCGAGCTGCTCGAGCGCCACGGTGTCGCGGTGTGCATCAGCGACGCGCCCGACTTTCCGCTCTGGGACGCCGCCACCGCGGACTTCGTCTACGTCCGCCTGCATGGCCACACGCGGAAGTACGCGTCGTGCTACTCGCGCGCGAGCCTGCGCCGCTGGGCGGCGCGCGCGGTCGAGTGGGCGCGCGAGGGCCGCGACGTCTACGTGTTCTTCGACAACGACGCCGAGGGCCACGCGGTGCGCAACGCGCTCACCTTCCGCGCGGAGATCGACGCGCTGACGGCGCCGGGCAGACTCACGCCACCACGCGGACTCAGGCCGGGCGGACGGCGCGCGCGAACTCGTCGGGCGGCAGCGTGTTGA